The Planctomicrobium piriforme genome window below encodes:
- a CDS encoding cyclase family protein: protein MSWILCTVDLLLADETSVVPQRLDLSYALNPQSNFWPGPGYSPFQLETIATLEKNGVLSKKVSFPEHIGTHLDAPNHFEQGQPDVSQIPVEQLFAPGVLIDFTARAESNPDAELSTADIADWEAAHGRIPDGAVVLLHTGWGRFWTQPERFLGRDVRGQLHFPGYSAEAAKFLVEQRQVKGLGIDTLSVDPGTSKSFDVHHILNLAQRYGLENVAHLDQLPPRGFDLIIAPLKVEGGTGGPCRIFATLKSTADAAGK, encoded by the coding sequence TTGTCTTGGATATTGTGCACGGTCGACCTGCTGCTTGCCGACGAAACTTCGGTGGTTCCGCAGCGGCTGGATCTCAGTTACGCACTGAATCCGCAGTCCAATTTCTGGCCAGGGCCTGGCTATTCTCCGTTTCAGTTGGAGACCATTGCCACGCTCGAAAAGAACGGAGTGCTGTCGAAAAAGGTGAGCTTCCCTGAGCACATCGGCACGCATCTCGACGCCCCGAATCATTTTGAACAGGGCCAGCCGGATGTCTCGCAGATTCCGGTCGAGCAGTTGTTCGCCCCAGGCGTGCTGATCGATTTCACCGCACGCGCGGAGTCCAATCCTGATGCAGAGCTTTCAACCGCTGACATCGCCGACTGGGAAGCAGCACACGGGCGGATTCCGGACGGCGCGGTGGTGTTGCTGCACACCGGCTGGGGGAGGTTCTGGACCCAGCCGGAGCGGTTTCTCGGTCGAGACGTGCGGGGCCAGCTTCACTTCCCCGGCTATAGCGCGGAAGCGGCCAAGTTTCTCGTCGAGCAGCGGCAGGTCAAAGGACTCGGCATTGATACGCTGAGCGTCGACCCCGGCACGTCCAAGTCCTTCGACGTGCATCACATTCTCAACCTGGCTCAGCGCTACGGACTCGAAAACGTGGCCCATCTCGACCAGTTGCCGCCGCGCGGTTTCGACCTGATCATCGCACCGTTGAAAGTGGAAGGGGGGACCGGCGGCCCTTGCAGGATCTTTGCGACTCTCAAGTCGACAGCGGATGCCGCAGGCAAATGA
- a CDS encoding phosphoribosylaminoimidazolesuccinocarboxamide synthase codes for MAALLESTIPGIPVRRGKVRDVYDFGETLLLVATDRISAFDWILPTGIPDKGRILTQISKFWFDFLQVNDHLLSLDATTLSLPQGTDVESLRGRSMVVRKTEVVPIECVVRGYLAGSGWKEYRQEGTLAGESLPMGLKECDRLPQTQFTPATKAESGHDENISIGEMEQAVGIDLADDLQSLSLHIYERASEYALTRGIIIADTKFEFGLVGDEIVLIDEVLTPDSSRFWPADQYSPGKNQPSFDKQFVRDWLETTGWDKNSVPPIPPQDIVDRTRAKYVEAYERLTGKSFEWK; via the coding sequence ATGGCGGCTCTGCTCGAATCCACGATCCCCGGCATTCCCGTGCGGCGCGGCAAAGTCCGGGACGTTTATGATTTCGGGGAAACATTGCTGCTGGTCGCCACCGACCGCATCAGCGCCTTTGACTGGATCCTGCCGACAGGCATTCCGGATAAAGGCCGCATCCTCACGCAGATCAGCAAGTTCTGGTTCGACTTTTTGCAGGTGAACGATCATCTGCTCAGTCTCGACGCCACGACCCTTTCTCTCCCGCAAGGCACAGACGTTGAATCACTGCGCGGCCGTTCGATGGTGGTCCGCAAAACCGAAGTGGTGCCGATTGAATGCGTCGTCCGCGGCTATCTCGCCGGGTCCGGCTGGAAGGAATACCGACAAGAGGGAACTCTCGCGGGCGAATCACTGCCAATGGGACTGAAAGAGTGTGATCGCCTTCCTCAGACACAGTTCACGCCCGCCACGAAAGCAGAATCAGGTCATGACGAAAATATCTCGATCGGCGAGATGGAACAGGCCGTCGGCATCGACCTGGCGGATGACCTGCAGTCGTTAAGTTTGCACATCTACGAACGCGCATCCGAGTATGCGCTGACGCGGGGAATCATCATCGCCGACACCAAGTTCGAGTTTGGACTCGTGGGGGATGAAATCGTGTTGATCGACGAGGTGCTGACGCCAGACAGCTCGCGTTTCTGGCCGGCGGATCAGTATTCGCCTGGCAAGAATCAGCCGTCGTTCGATAAGCAGTTCGTGCGCGACTGGCTGGAAACAACAGGCTGGGACAAAAACAGCGTCCCGCCGATCCCGCCGCAGGACATTGTCGACCGCACCCGGGCGAAGTATGTGGAAGCCTACGAACGTCTAACCGGCAAGAGCTTCGAGTGGAAGTGA
- a CDS encoding HAD-IIB family hydrolase, whose amino-acid sequence MYLQLISLHGLVRGQCIEMGRDADTGGQVRYVIDLARQLARCPGVDQVDLFTRRIRDKRVANDYSAPIEQLDHNCRIVRLACGGGKYLRKERLWPCLDEYVDRMIAFTRKSGRVPSIVHGHYADGGYVAREVASVFDVPFVFTGHSLGKPKLDYLLEEGWTRDDANKVLAIDQRIHVEQECLAAADLVVCSTRHERDTAYASYFRDDDLRIEVIPPGTDLQRFFPYYEYQLNPQGVGEEFKQARVRMERALSRFFFQPDKPLILALCRPDRRKNIQALIKAYGESKPLQAIANLAILAGIREDIESMPDNERQVLTDMLLMMDRYDLYGKMAIPKHHDSELEVPELYRLAAAGRGVFVNTAYVELFGLTFIESSATGLPFVGTQNGGPQDIVENCESGIIVDVNQQSQVTDALLTLLTDQEQWSQASSNGINRVRQHYSWDVHCETFLSCLKDVVAAPVKTPSVVGRIAPGARLGNVDAMLLTDIDNTLLGDDDALYRLLEMLKDQRGRLGFGVASGRALELVEEVLDEHGINDIDVIVASVGTEIYYGRTFVMDRGWAARLKHKWCPDRIRGAMDAFPYLSLQPEPSTQREFKISYHFDGSIDSQLAIAQIQDALDQTRSAYSLIFSHGSFVDILPHRASKGKAVRYLSQKWQVPLERIATGGDSGNDLDMLTGRTAGIVVGNHSSELEPLRTSPHRIYFANGKYANGLIEGLQHYGLLSAPIKDGDDEISLPQSRTGQSA is encoded by the coding sequence ATGTATCTGCAGCTGATCAGCCTGCACGGGCTTGTGCGTGGGCAGTGCATTGAGATGGGACGCGACGCCGACACCGGCGGGCAAGTGCGTTACGTCATCGACCTCGCCCGACAGCTCGCCCGTTGCCCCGGCGTCGATCAGGTGGATCTCTTCACCCGTCGCATTCGCGATAAACGGGTCGCCAACGATTACTCCGCCCCGATCGAACAACTCGACCATAACTGTCGAATTGTTCGACTCGCCTGCGGCGGCGGAAAGTATCTTCGCAAGGAACGGCTATGGCCCTGCCTGGATGAGTACGTCGATCGCATGATTGCGTTCACCCGAAAGTCAGGCCGTGTGCCATCAATTGTGCATGGTCATTATGCGGACGGCGGTTATGTCGCTCGTGAGGTCGCATCCGTCTTCGACGTACCGTTCGTCTTCACAGGTCATTCGCTCGGCAAGCCGAAGCTTGATTACCTGCTGGAAGAAGGCTGGACCCGCGACGATGCGAACAAAGTGCTCGCCATCGATCAGCGGATTCACGTCGAGCAGGAATGTCTGGCCGCCGCCGACCTGGTGGTCTGCAGCACCCGTCATGAGCGGGACACCGCCTACGCGAGTTACTTCCGCGACGACGATTTGCGAATCGAAGTCATTCCCCCCGGCACCGATCTACAGCGATTCTTTCCCTACTACGAATATCAGCTCAACCCCCAGGGAGTGGGTGAAGAGTTCAAGCAGGCCCGCGTGCGAATGGAACGGGCGTTGTCCCGATTCTTCTTTCAGCCAGACAAGCCGCTGATTCTCGCGCTCTGCCGTCCAGATCGCCGCAAGAACATTCAGGCCCTCATCAAGGCCTACGGCGAATCGAAGCCGCTGCAGGCAATTGCCAATCTGGCAATCCTGGCAGGCATCCGCGAAGACATCGAATCGATGCCGGATAACGAACGGCAGGTGCTGACCGACATGCTGCTGATGATGGACCGCTATGACCTGTACGGAAAGATGGCGATCCCCAAGCATCATGATTCGGAACTTGAAGTGCCGGAGCTCTATCGTCTCGCTGCGGCGGGCCGCGGCGTGTTCGTCAACACGGCCTACGTCGAACTCTTCGGACTGACTTTCATCGAATCCTCCGCGACGGGTCTGCCATTTGTGGGGACGCAGAACGGCGGCCCGCAAGACATCGTTGAGAACTGCGAAAGCGGGATCATTGTCGATGTGAATCAACAGTCACAGGTGACCGACGCCCTGCTGACGTTATTGACCGATCAGGAGCAGTGGAGCCAGGCTTCGAGCAACGGCATCAATCGCGTGCGTCAGCACTACAGTTGGGATGTCCATTGCGAAACCTTCCTGAGCTGCCTGAAAGATGTCGTGGCAGCGCCTGTCAAAACGCCGTCGGTGGTGGGACGCATTGCACCTGGCGCGCGGCTGGGGAACGTCGACGCGATGCTGCTCACCGACATCGATAATACGCTGTTGGGAGATGACGACGCTTTGTACCGCCTCCTTGAGATGCTGAAAGATCAGCGAGGACGCTTGGGATTTGGCGTGGCGTCAGGCAGAGCCTTGGAATTGGTGGAAGAAGTGCTCGACGAGCATGGCATCAACGACATCGACGTGATCGTCGCGTCCGTGGGGACCGAAATTTATTACGGCCGGACGTTCGTCATGGACCGGGGCTGGGCCGCACGACTGAAACACAAATGGTGCCCTGACCGCATTCGCGGGGCGATGGACGCGTTCCCTTACTTGTCCCTGCAGCCGGAACCCTCAACGCAGCGCGAGTTCAAGATCAGCTATCACTTCGACGGCTCGATCGATTCGCAACTCGCGATTGCCCAGATCCAGGATGCCCTCGATCAGACCCGATCGGCGTATTCGCTGATCTTCTCACACGGCAGTTTTGTCGACATCCTGCCGCATCGGGCATCGAAGGGGAAAGCGGTTCGTTACCTGTCACAGAAATGGCAGGTGCCGCTCGAACGCATTGCCACAGGGGGCGATTCGGGCAACGACCTCGACATGCTCACCGGCCGCACGGCGGGGATTGTCGTCGGCAATCATTCCAGCGAACTCGAACCGCTGCGCACGTCGCCGCATCGTATCTACTTCGCGAATGGGAAGTACGCCAACGGCCTGATCGAAGGTCTCCAGCACTACGGCCTATTATCTGCCCCCATCAAAGACGGCGATGACGAAATCTCCCTGCCGCAATCAAGGACCGGCCAGTCGGCGTGA
- the lpxB gene encoding lipid-A-disaccharide synthase: MHLFISAGEPSGDQHAAQLVNEIRQRRGEIRVSGFGGPELAAAGQEQLFRLTDMAVMGIMAVLPLIFKFYRLYREAAEFLKKERPDAVLLVDFPGFNWWIAAAAKRAGVPVYFYCPPQLWAWASWRIRKVRKFVDCILSVLPFEAQWYRDQKIDVEYVGHPFFDEVAAHTLDPWTLQALESQETRKLAVLPGSRKQEVQRNFPLMLKVLTQLHHKHPDVRFPVACYKAWHRDRCAELVAELAPTLPIDLYVGRTSEVIETADCCFMVSGSVSLELLARRKPAVVVYRAGAVMGFLARLMIRCKYMTLPNLIAGRAVMPEFPCYRAYGAHVDKMIDTLDSWLTDDLALARSQREISELADSVVQAGGLARAAETLLRRMETGQAIEMRVPAARRPAA; encoded by the coding sequence ATGCATCTTTTTATCTCGGCAGGCGAACCAAGCGGCGATCAGCATGCCGCACAGCTCGTCAATGAAATCCGGCAACGCCGCGGCGAGATTCGCGTCAGCGGTTTTGGCGGACCTGAGCTGGCAGCGGCCGGGCAGGAACAGTTGTTCCGTCTGACCGATATGGCCGTGATGGGGATCATGGCCGTCTTGCCGCTGATCTTTAAGTTCTATCGCCTGTATCGCGAGGCGGCCGAGTTCCTGAAGAAGGAACGCCCCGACGCCGTTTTGCTGGTCGACTTTCCCGGCTTCAACTGGTGGATTGCCGCCGCCGCGAAACGGGCTGGAGTGCCGGTCTATTTCTACTGTCCCCCCCAACTGTGGGCCTGGGCCAGCTGGCGGATTCGCAAAGTGCGGAAGTTTGTCGACTGCATTCTCTCGGTGCTGCCGTTTGAAGCCCAATGGTATCGCGATCAGAAAATCGATGTTGAATACGTCGGCCACCCCTTCTTCGATGAAGTCGCGGCCCACACGCTCGATCCCTGGACATTGCAGGCGCTCGAAAGCCAGGAGACTCGCAAGCTGGCCGTGCTGCCAGGTTCACGCAAACAGGAAGTGCAGCGGAATTTCCCGCTCATGTTGAAAGTACTGACGCAACTGCATCACAAGCATCCGGACGTCCGCTTTCCGGTCGCCTGTTACAAGGCCTGGCATCGGGACCGATGTGCCGAACTCGTCGCCGAACTCGCCCCCACGCTACCAATTGATCTCTATGTCGGCCGCACCTCGGAAGTGATTGAAACCGCCGACTGCTGTTTCATGGTCTCTGGTTCGGTGAGTCTGGAACTGCTCGCCCGTCGCAAGCCGGCAGTGGTGGTGTATCGGGCCGGCGCAGTGATGGGCTTCCTCGCCCGTCTGATGATCCGCTGCAAGTACATGACCCTGCCGAATCTGATCGCAGGCCGCGCGGTGATGCCGGAGTTCCCCTGCTACCGTGCCTATGGCGCGCACGTCGACAAAATGATCGACACCCTCGACAGTTGGCTCACTGACGATCTTGCGCTCGCCAGATCTCAACGTGAAATTTCTGAACTCGCCGACTCGGTGGTTCAGGCCGGCGGACTCGCCCGAGCCGCGGAAACCCTGCTCCGCAGAATGGAAACAGGTCAGGCGATTGAGATGCGAGTCCCCGCCGCACGCCGACCCGCCGCTTGA
- the csrA gene encoding carbon storage regulator CsrA — MLVLSRKQDEKIIIGDSITLMVVSIQGDKVRLGIEAPKNVSIHREEVYQAIQKERDAGSESENSRPSGAR; from the coding sequence ATGCTCGTTCTCAGCCGCAAACAGGATGAAAAAATCATCATCGGTGACTCGATCACCCTGATGGTTGTGTCGATTCAGGGAGATAAGGTGCGACTGGGGATTGAAGCCCCCAAGAACGTCAGCATCCATCGCGAAGAGGTCTATCAGGCCATTCAGAAAGAACGCGACGCCGGCAGCGAAAGCGAAAACTCGCGGCCCTCCGGCGCGCGGTAA
- a CDS encoding outer membrane protein assembly factor BamB family protein, with protein sequence MMSTPFRGCGNRLCRPWPILALAGLWFTLAASSASAQFGPPIIGLDPELAAAESQPARRLPRDPLTHASFLKAQEAIAGGDVVLGLETLQQLLEEDSDFFVIEGGVPKSLFQQIEQVLRQQNAEYERLFGPAARQLLTQARTEQNALQFEELVRRYGMTGAGAAALAELARIDRDRGEPTRAARELEQLASHPQTADQKSLLTEAARLLAATGNSAQALQLLQRTPALFPDQAANTALVARAAKQAGQIASTPRLYEWRLPYGDVDHISQTSPAPALNDTAWQVPLVHDVYDFWLLEAPDVGHRLGEDTRSLMTATEQRVRAPAERLAMPAARPLIVNNLAITSGPGSVKAFDLNTGELVWNGLVIDETFDYLTKWSYSAGEATDSVREEMRDLFAAVRGWRDLTSSSISTDGERVYSITNCQLVGTTSPQRMMQNTQRHPLLPQRSNRLIAYDLATEGKIVWPLRAAPTGVDDNPLGENREIFFLGAPLPVAGHLYVLGEERGQVQLFELDPTTGSILWTVGLLNPDRDLVMDDARRLAGLMPAYSDGLLICPTGEGSLTAVDPVKRQVVWTHFYASPSLLPFRSQNLMLRMIRPQSQAPLQSREELLGDQRWFDSRIMVAGPYVVFTPPDDDVLVCLNVRDGTSVLKERTPRGQMTYAATIFQDQLILVGRSEISCLSLSGGAPLWKRSVPIPAPSGRGVRMGDQYLQPLQTGEIAVIDLPAGRLLTRLPLPSGRIPGNLSSANGRLIVQYGNGLAGFQSLESLQKEIAQRLSQKTNDPQGLALRGAWELQQGDLQHGLADLNQSVSAAPAAVSQKVLIWSLLDGLRTDFAAYRAQAEKIEPALEGSEQRLQFLRTYAQGLQNAGEPAAAFNDYLKILQLLTWPEKLVDLDSRWAATDSRWVLARLEELLELPDPAMRNKLRTALAAWVQNSDPALLLKLLPGFGPDWVDPRLVVNRLAEIPLGNHNWHNREAVLRPLTASADPAVRATAAAQLVKLAVQTGDGETLRQMLAVLDASPARLPAPWQQSSADLARETRIEPRAAKLLNASIQWPQQVSLAEQQGSPGRSALYQIPLLGPASPALQGWTFFLDQAGVNIEIFDANGVHCGRVPTGYPGVRYAIDTDLGRYLCMQDHLVLIVMLDRFLLLDFLSDPRSPQLVVNRQISGEEDSLFNGRAAFSGQARVGLRSCLVELRPGRLGGNVGPLTDSIVCYSSGSDLIAINPITGNDLWRRRDLVAGSEVFGDKQYVVVKPPDQDVLQVYRAMDGALLFTRKLPAGVLTSLERMNGDWGRRLPIVENRPTDLVWSLYDPITDKADWSQTVPTGTRWSVVGGQDIAFYRPDQRLTVYSGHSGKPRFETRIPLMQKVEQFTLLEYPENWIFLTSTHRVDTIRRQAFGVRAHDLVLAEVDGQVSGLDRRDGRVLWSKEVATQDVVTQCPQRWPILVFARGRGRMESLILNRFTGAVIRSHSSPDDGTGISWLTETQPLRVQLKFAQDRVSLVFGDPPPMATGKKPATAPPQNESPN encoded by the coding sequence ATGATGAGCACGCCTTTCCGGGGATGCGGAAATCGCCTGTGTCGGCCGTGGCCGATACTCGCTCTGGCCGGACTGTGGTTTACGCTCGCGGCGTCATCCGCGAGCGCCCAGTTCGGCCCGCCGATCATCGGGCTCGACCCGGAACTGGCGGCCGCGGAAAGCCAGCCAGCGCGGCGGCTGCCCCGCGATCCTCTGACGCATGCGTCTTTCCTCAAGGCGCAAGAGGCCATCGCCGGCGGCGACGTGGTCCTCGGACTCGAAACGCTCCAGCAACTGCTGGAAGAAGACTCCGATTTCTTTGTCATCGAAGGGGGCGTTCCCAAGTCGCTCTTTCAGCAGATCGAACAAGTGCTGCGGCAGCAGAATGCCGAATACGAACGGCTCTTCGGTCCGGCGGCGCGGCAACTGCTGACGCAAGCCCGGACGGAGCAGAACGCGTTGCAGTTTGAAGAACTGGTGCGGCGTTACGGGATGACCGGCGCAGGTGCGGCGGCCCTGGCGGAACTCGCACGGATCGACCGCGATCGCGGCGAACCGACTCGGGCAGCACGCGAACTCGAACAACTGGCCTCCCATCCGCAGACGGCCGATCAAAAATCGCTACTGACGGAAGCGGCTCGACTTCTCGCCGCGACCGGGAACAGCGCTCAGGCGCTGCAACTCCTGCAGCGCACGCCTGCATTGTTTCCCGATCAGGCGGCGAATACGGCTCTCGTCGCCCGCGCCGCGAAACAGGCAGGTCAAATCGCCAGCACGCCCCGCCTCTATGAATGGCGCTTGCCGTACGGAGACGTCGATCACATCAGTCAGACCTCCCCTGCCCCGGCCCTCAACGACACCGCCTGGCAGGTTCCCCTCGTGCATGACGTTTACGACTTCTGGCTGCTGGAAGCGCCGGATGTGGGCCATCGCCTGGGAGAAGACACGCGCAGTTTGATGACGGCGACGGAACAACGGGTGCGTGCCCCTGCCGAACGTCTGGCGATGCCGGCCGCGCGGCCGCTGATCGTGAACAATCTTGCCATCACCTCCGGGCCAGGCAGTGTGAAGGCATTTGATCTCAACACCGGAGAGCTGGTCTGGAACGGCCTCGTCATCGACGAGACGTTCGACTATCTCACGAAGTGGTCTTACTCGGCCGGTGAAGCGACTGACTCGGTCCGGGAAGAGATGCGCGATCTGTTCGCCGCCGTCCGCGGTTGGCGTGACCTGACTTCGTCCTCAATCAGCACCGACGGCGAACGGGTCTACTCGATTACCAACTGCCAACTGGTCGGCACTACCAGTCCGCAGCGGATGATGCAGAATACGCAGCGGCATCCGCTGCTGCCGCAGCGCTCGAACCGGCTGATTGCTTACGACCTGGCCACCGAAGGGAAAATCGTGTGGCCGCTGCGAGCCGCACCGACCGGCGTCGATGACAACCCGCTCGGCGAGAACCGCGAGATTTTCTTTCTCGGTGCGCCATTGCCGGTCGCCGGCCACTTGTATGTGCTGGGGGAAGAACGGGGTCAGGTGCAGTTGTTCGAACTCGATCCGACCACCGGCTCGATTCTCTGGACGGTGGGCCTGCTCAATCCCGATCGCGATCTGGTGATGGACGATGCCCGAAGATTGGCCGGCCTGATGCCGGCGTATAGCGATGGTCTGCTCATCTGCCCGACGGGTGAAGGCTCGTTGACGGCGGTCGATCCGGTCAAACGCCAGGTGGTCTGGACGCATTTCTACGCATCGCCCTCTCTGCTGCCGTTCCGTTCACAAAATCTGATGTTGCGGATGATTCGTCCCCAGAGTCAGGCCCCGCTGCAGTCGCGGGAAGAACTGCTCGGCGATCAACGCTGGTTCGACTCCAGAATCATGGTGGCAGGCCCCTATGTTGTCTTCACTCCGCCGGACGACGACGTGCTGGTCTGTCTGAACGTCCGCGACGGAACGTCGGTCCTCAAGGAACGCACGCCGCGGGGACAGATGACTTACGCCGCCACGATCTTCCAGGACCAGTTGATTCTCGTCGGGCGTAGCGAGATCTCATGCCTGAGTCTGTCTGGCGGGGCTCCGCTGTGGAAACGGTCGGTGCCGATCCCTGCTCCGTCAGGTCGCGGAGTGCGGATGGGAGACCAGTATCTGCAACCGCTGCAGACCGGCGAAATTGCCGTCATCGATCTCCCTGCCGGACGGCTGCTCACCCGACTGCCGCTCCCTTCCGGACGAATTCCCGGCAACCTCTCCTCCGCGAATGGCCGGTTGATTGTGCAATACGGCAACGGACTCGCAGGGTTTCAATCTTTGGAGTCGCTGCAAAAAGAAATTGCACAGCGTCTGAGTCAGAAGACAAACGACCCGCAAGGTCTGGCCCTGCGGGGTGCGTGGGAACTGCAACAGGGAGATCTGCAACATGGACTCGCTGATCTGAATCAGTCGGTCTCGGCAGCGCCGGCGGCGGTGTCTCAAAAGGTGCTGATCTGGTCGTTGCTGGATGGGCTGCGAACTGACTTCGCCGCGTACCGTGCGCAAGCCGAGAAGATTGAACCGGCCCTGGAAGGGAGCGAGCAGCGGCTGCAGTTTCTGCGAACCTATGCTCAAGGCCTGCAGAATGCCGGCGAACCGGCGGCCGCCTTTAATGACTATTTGAAGATTCTGCAGTTGCTGACGTGGCCTGAAAAGCTGGTCGATCTCGACAGCCGTTGGGCGGCCACGGACAGCCGTTGGGTGCTGGCTCGACTTGAAGAACTGCTCGAACTTCCTGACCCTGCCATGCGGAACAAACTGCGAACGGCACTTGCCGCCTGGGTGCAGAACAGCGATCCCGCTCTCCTTCTGAAATTACTGCCTGGCTTCGGACCCGATTGGGTCGATCCGCGACTGGTGGTGAACCGTCTGGCCGAGATCCCGTTGGGGAATCACAACTGGCACAATCGCGAAGCGGTGTTGCGTCCACTGACTGCATCCGCCGATCCCGCCGTCCGCGCGACCGCCGCAGCTCAACTTGTCAAACTGGCCGTGCAGACGGGCGATGGCGAGACGCTGCGTCAGATGCTTGCGGTTCTCGATGCTAGTCCCGCACGATTGCCTGCTCCCTGGCAGCAATCCTCTGCTGATCTCGCTCGTGAAACGCGAATCGAGCCCCGTGCCGCCAAACTGCTGAACGCAAGTATTCAGTGGCCGCAACAGGTTTCGCTGGCGGAACAACAAGGGTCGCCGGGACGTTCCGCGCTGTATCAGATTCCGCTCCTTGGCCCTGCCTCCCCGGCCTTGCAAGGGTGGACCTTCTTTCTCGATCAGGCGGGCGTGAACATCGAGATCTTCGATGCCAATGGAGTGCATTGCGGTCGAGTTCCTACCGGCTATCCCGGCGTCCGTTATGCCATCGATACCGACCTCGGCCGTTATCTCTGCATGCAGGATCACTTGGTTCTGATCGTCATGCTCGACCGTTTTCTCCTGCTCGATTTCCTGAGCGATCCCCGTTCGCCGCAGTTGGTGGTGAACCGACAGATTTCCGGAGAAGAAGACTCGCTCTTCAATGGCCGCGCTGCGTTCTCCGGGCAGGCCCGCGTCGGCTTGCGGTCGTGTCTGGTCGAGTTGAGGCCAGGCCGACTCGGCGGCAACGTCGGCCCATTGACCGATTCCATTGTCTGTTACAGCTCAGGGTCCGATCTGATCGCCATCAATCCCATCACAGGGAACGACCTGTGGCGGCGGCGCGATCTGGTCGCCGGCTCGGAAGTCTTCGGCGACAAGCAATACGTCGTCGTGAAACCGCCTGATCAGGATGTCTTACAGGTGTACCGGGCGATGGACGGGGCGTTGCTCTTCACTCGCAAGCTGCCGGCCGGCGTGTTGACGTCGCTCGAACGGATGAATGGAGACTGGGGCCGCCGTTTGCCGATCGTCGAAAACCGGCCGACCGATCTGGTCTGGAGCTTGTACGATCCCATTACAGACAAGGCGGACTGGTCACAGACAGTCCCGACCGGCACTCGCTGGAGCGTCGTTGGCGGACAGGACATCGCCTTTTATCGGCCTGACCAGAGACTGACCGTTTACTCAGGTCACTCGGGAAAGCCCCGCTTTGAAACCCGTATTCCGCTGATGCAGAAGGTCGAACAGTTCACGCTGCTCGAATACCCTGAGAACTGGATTTTTCTGACGAGCACGCATCGCGTCGACACGATTCGCCGACAGGCGTTTGGCGTCAGGGCACACGACCTGGTGCTGGCGGAAGTGGACGGTCAGGTGAGCGGCCTCGATCGTCGCGACGGCCGCGTGCTGTGGTCGAAAGAAGTGGCGACCCAGGACGTGGTGACCCAGTGTCCGCAGCGCTGGCCGATACTGGTCTTTGCGCGGGGTCGCGGACGGATGGAATCGCTGATCCTGAACCGCTTTACCGGAGCGGTGATCCGCAGCCATTCGTCGCCGGACGACGGCACGGGGATCAGTTGGTTAACCGAGACACAGCCGCTGCGAGTGCAACTGAAGTTCGCTCAGGACCGCGTCAGCCTGGTCTTCGGAGATCCGCCGCCCATGGCGACGGGCAAGAAACCGGCCACTGCTCCGCCGCAAAACGAGTCTCCCAATTGA